Part of the Triticum urartu cultivar G1812 chromosome 2, Tu2.1, whole genome shotgun sequence genome, AGAGAAATCGACCGCCCCTTGGCCGTCGTATTGTAGGCAACGAGGAGAGACAAGCTTTGCCTCTAAATGAGGTCAGAGATCATGTAAATGATCAGCACCCTAGTTACACTATGCAGCCAAAGCGAGCACAGCTGGCACACTTGCATCAAGTCACTCATTCAGAGGAGATGCAGGATGGACTTCTCAGCCATGAAGTTTATGGAGAGGCGGGACATACTGAACTGATAGATGAGGCTACTGCAACTCATAGAAACCAGAGAGTCGGATGCTCTGTTAGCCCCCAGACTGTAAGTATAGAGGAGAGGCATACGGAGACTCCTGCTCAGATCATACAGCAGGTGCACAAACAGCCTTTTTATGAGAGTCATGCAGAAGGCAGTCAGTTATACTGTCTGGATCTTGATGGGGTGGTTCATCCACCTGTCAACCAAGCAAAACACGGAGAAGAGGCATCTACTGAGATGATCAATAAAACAGTTTCGAGGGAGAGCATTCGGCCAACTGGATGCGCTGTTGAACCCAACTCTGTTAATGTAGAGAAGAGAAAGACATCGACCACAAATCAGGCAATTCGTGAGCGTATCAATCCTGCAACTAATAGAGAAGCCATGTGCTCTCTTCCTATAAAGAAGACTACTGCACCGTGTAGTAGCAAGCAGAACAAATCAAAGTTAGCTAATGCTAAGACTATTGGCAAGAAGAGACATATAGAACCACTGAACCACATTATACAGCAGGCAGAAGGACAGACCTCTGATAGCCGTAGTCTTGGAACCCATGTCGACTTTGAGCATCAAAGTAAGGCTAATGAGAGGCCTGGCAACACCTCGACTCTTAAGGAGAGGGAACAGGTTACATCTCCGAATAAGCTGGCTGATCTAAAACAGAAAAATGTATGCACTAATGAGGAAACCCAGAAGGAGCAGATTGAAGTTAATGTTTCCAAGCAGACTAGTGGTTGGACTCAGAAGAAGAATAGAAAAGGCTCAATAGCTTCATCAAATGCAGGGCTTCTGCTTAGACGTAGTAAACGTCTGGCCAAAGATTCAGCTGGTGCTATAGAAAATGAACCTCTAGAAAGTGATCCTGGTGACTTGCAGGATTTTGGTCCTAATGTCCAAGTGCCAGCAGATGCTATGGATGACGAATCAGTTGAATGGGAGCCTCTTCAGCAGTGTCCTGCCTCTCCAGATTGTGAAGTGTCAGTTGCCATGACAGACACTGAATCTGTAGAAAGTGAGAACGATGATGCTGTATCTCCAGATGAAAGCATGTCTGATTCTGACTATCCAGACACTGATAGAATGAGCGCTGGTCTTTACCCTAGCACACCGTCTGCGCATAAGTTGCCTCAAGAAATCTCTGATGAACTAGATGACCTTGATTTAACAAGAACTCCTTCAAATACTGATATGTCTGACCCTGAGCATTTTGCGCGGAATTATTGTCGGTTATTACCTCTAGAGGTCAGAAGGGCCCTTGCCAAGAAGAAATATAATGTGTTTCATGACCGTCTGATGCCTGAGGGTTCCAATAAGGTATCCCTGCACGATATAACTGATTCTGAGGAGCAGCAACAAGGTAAAAAGGGACACAAAGCAGGAGGTAATCTTTGTGTCAAAATGTGGACCTTGCCTGAGGGTGTACGGGTGCCAGTCTCCTTGAACACTTCGGGCCTGCCAATTGGAGTAAATGCAAACATGTTGATTAACTTTCTAGGCGCACTAGCACGAGATGGAATATTGGCACCTCTCACGTATATAAGTTGGAAAAATATTCCAAAGGAGAACAAGGATGTTATGTGGCACATTGTTAAGGTATTCATTGCTAGTTGGTCTTTTCCCTGCCTGTTAACTTTTTTCACACTCCTTGTTCTTTGGTATAGCTTAAATTTGATGTTGATCCACCTCATGAGTTGTCGGTCCTGAGGTCAATAAGAAACAAGTGGCGGGTTTGGAAATCTTATTTAAAACGGAAACACTATGATTCTCATACAACCCAAGAGGAACGCCTTGCTGATCGAGATCCTCGTGTCTCAAAAGAACAATGGCGAGTCCTTGTTGCATATTGGAATACCGAAAAGGCAAAGGTAGTGCTGTGCATTCTCTTTCATTTGTTTTAACAATGTACCACTACCTCCATTTCAAAATAGATGCCCTCTTTGCCTCCATTTTTTCTCAAAATACTTGTACTTCTACACTTACAATGCAATTTAAGTCATTGTGTTTCTACTTTGCCCTTAATCAATGTCAGCAGAAAAGAGATAGTTAACTCCTCTTGTGCTTGCATACCTTGCTTTGGTGTAAAAATGGTAATTAATGGAGGAAGAAAGAGATGGGCAATATAGACATTTCACCAAAACTTAATTCTTTGCCCAACTCTGAAAAGATATCTATTTTGAAACGGGAGGGAGTAAACATTTTGGATAATTTGGATGATTGATATATGCTTTTAAACACAGGCCAGAAGTGCTGCATCTAAAGCTTCTCGAGCCAAATCAACCTATATCAATAAAACCGGATCCAAGAGCTTTGCGCGGATGCGTCAGGAAGAGGTCTCTTATTTATTTGTTTTCTATCTGGATGATTTATTCATACATTACTTGAATGAAAAAACAATCTGCCCTTGCTCACTGTGCAGTCAAGATCTTGTGACCCATCTCTTGAGAGTCCAGAAGGCTCAGGAGACGACTATGCGCCTGCCATCGGTGCAAACAGGAGGGTTAGTGCACGCAGGCATACACCTGGGCCCTCTCCCAAAGACCTGCAGGAAAGGTCAGCCATGCAAGCTGCGAGGGCCAAACGAAAGGCTGGAGATGAAGTCTCCACACTGAGAAATAAGGTGGTAGTAACAGAGGAAAGTCGCCCCAAAAACTCCCAGGAAAGTGCAGTCTTGGAATCTGCGAGGGATAAAAGAAGGGCTGAAGATGAGGCAGCCGCTCTAAGGAAGAAGGTGATAGCGATGGAGGAAAGTCAGAGAAAGCTGCAGGAGGACTTGGCGAGAGTGACGAATGCAATGAGTGCTATGCAGAAGATGATGGCAACTGGTGGCTTACCAAATCGAAATGGGTGAACCAGCGGTACAACCAAGTTTCCAACAGGTAATATCCTTTCAGTAAACTGATTTGGCTGTGGGAGATATGTAGCTGCTATTGACTTGTGACCAAGTATCTGAACCCGACCTTTTCTTGTTACATGCCATGCGAGGAATGAAATGAAGCGAGCTTTGATGATGTTTTGCAGCTGTAAATTGTTTACTCAGGGCAATGTCACCCTTCCCCGCATAATGAACTGACTCAGTGAGATGGTAATGCCATCTGAAATGCCCAAATATGCCTCCTTAATCGCGGAGGCATGAAATAAAAAAAAACTGAACTTTTTTTTCAAGAGTATGCCATTTACTGAAAGCAGGGAAATGACACCTGAGCTCACATGCTCCTGTGGTAAACAgtaaaataataataattaaatgTTTTGATCGAAATAATAATAATTAAGTGTCAAAAAAAATTCTGGAATAAATGTTATGCACATGACTGTTGTAGtttttatatgcttgtagattTTTATGCGGAAAAGAGCATTTGTTAGCTCTAAATGAACAAATTTTGTGGTGTAAACCAGCAACATTTTATAGCACTGAACATCTCCTTTTGCAACCGTCGCAAAAATAATCCTTTCCATGAAATTTACAAGCATAAAAAGGACTTgatagtcaaaactctacatgCATCGATGTTTCTTTCTCCAAAAAGCACATTCAACATTTCTTTTTTCACTCTGCACCTTTTGACTTATTGGGCATTTATTTTCTTTGACTTGTTCTTGTTTTGCAGATTGGACCTGATTGGCTGATGCTTGGAGTACATACCTGCAATTGTTTCTGCCTTTAGCTTGCTGATCCTGCAATCGTATCTATGGATCCTAGTTTTAGATGTGCAATCTCTTGTCATGTTTTTTCCGTTGTCGTAAGAGGGTAACTAGTTATTTATCCTGATATGTAGGACTGAGAACTTAAGCTTGTTTTGCCTATGTATATGTGATGACAATGGGATGTTACCCGAATTTTAGCAAATCTTACCGATGTTGGCAAGAAATTCCGTTCAAGCTTCACAGTATGTCGCTGAAATGACATCACGGCATTTCTTCAGTTGCCAGCCATATCCTAGTTAAATAATTTGGCTGAGGGAATTATTAGTGCCATAGCCTATTTCTATATTCCTGCATTATCTAAGTTGAGATTGTGACGTATGCTAACAAGATGATTTCTAAAACACCAGTGTAAGATTTTGAGAATACCTTAATTGTATCTGCATTTTATCTTCAAGTTTTATGATGTACTAGTGATCTAAAcgatcttatatttctttacagagggagtactaaacTACATCACAATTCTAACATTTGCTCGGACGTAGAAGTGGAAGTTCACATTaagaatgaatcctctcacgccCTAAGACCAACAGTGTTTCGTCCTCTGACAGCAAGGTAATACGATGCTATTTTATTTAGGAACACATGCTTCTATGCTAATTTACAGTCGCACCTTAACACAACCCTTCTATATCATGTATGTAGAGGAAATAGCGTATGCTGTATATATATTGCCTAACTTCTGCAAAGGTACGAGACGTGGAGTTTCTGCTCTCGAGTTCAAATGCACTCAACTCTTGCATGCTCCCGTGTTatcatttttttttcaaatttaagATTTTTGAAAACTTCAAAAAACATTCGTGAATGTTCACAACATATGTGTCCACAACCCCTAAAATTTCAGATCCGAACTCAAAATACAAACAAAATCCAAATGTAAACAGTGTCAGAAAAGACAAATTCAAGCCGTTAGAGATATTCAGTGATGATGCATGATGCGTCTGTCTATTGCATCATGCGTGATGCATCATTTAATTTTTAGAAGAAAACTGACACAAGACTAATGCACCGCCCTCCACCTCAACGCTTCCTCCCCCCATctcctcaacctcctcctccttggAGCTCGGCTCGGCGAATGCGGCGACGGCCCACAACCACCTCCGTCGTGATTTGGCCTGACGGGCGTCGGAGAGCTTGGTGTGGTATGTCTGGTGGCTGCACACCATGGTATGGATGGCGGGGTGCTCGTTGGCAAGCGGCGCGAGTTGGGGTATAATCCGAAGGAAAATAGGGCGGCGCGCCTATGGTTTGGCTCTGGCATGGCGGGGTGGTGCCTTTATAGCCGGGCAGGTCTAATCGGGGCGGCGCATTGGTGGCTGCGCCATGAATACGGCTTAGACGAAGAGAAATGGATTTGAGGatgatttgtttctttttgctcCAATTTATTTGACCCAAATGGGTAAGCTATGAGGGGATAACTTTCCAATTATTTGAGGGATTATAGATTTGGGAGAAGGACTAGTTCTCATATTGGATCTGGAGATGCTTTCTTGTTGGTTAGTGGGCTAATTTCCTAAACCTTTTTTTGCGGGACTCCTTTCGATCAATTCATTATCTGTCATGAGTACACGGAGCACCACAAATAAAAAATTATCCGTATACCACCTAACGACGACTACAAGCAGAGCGGTCCGAAGGCGCATTGCCTTCATCACCCATCCCTCGTCGAAGTTGAGAAAAACTTGTCGTAATAGACAGTTGGAAGGTCATGGAATAAATTCCTTTCGGACCTCATTAACGTTAAGCTATCACAAGAACACAACTAATTACGTCAGAACCTGCAGCGGACGTATGGTGATTGATGCTCTCGCGCATAGGCAGACGTATTACACCATGATGCAGGATGCATGCGTGTGCTTGGGACTTCATCTAATTTTTAGAAGGAAACTGGCACAAGACTAAGAGAGGGCGTAGTTAATTATCAACCGCTGACTAAGGAGTACTCCCtatgtaaactaatataagagcgtttagatcactaaagtagtaatctaaacatttttatattagtttacagagggagtacattaTTATAGAATTAACACCTGCAATGGCTCGTTAGCGGTTGATCGGTCACTTAATTAGCCGCCCACTTAATAACAGGAGGTCAGAAGCTCAAGAATTGCTCGGACACCACACCACCCACTCTCAAATCTCAATGGAGCTACCACCATGGGCGCCCTTCCTCGCCGTCGTGCTCGCCACCATTCTCTTCTTGAAGGCCGTCTTCCGCCGCAAAGGCACGTGCAACCTCCCGCCTGGCCCCAAGCCATGGCCGATCATCGGCAACCTCAACCTCATAGGTGCACTCCCGCACCGCTCCATCCACGCGCTCTCCAAGCAGTACGGCCCGCTCATGCAGCTCCGTTTCGGGTCCTTCCCTGTCGTTGTTGGCTCCTCGGCCGAGATGGCCAAGCTCTTCCTCAAGACCCACGACGTGGTGTTCACCGACCGGCCCAGGACCGCCGCCGGCAAGTACACCGGCTACGATAACAGCACCATCACATGGTCCCCGTACAACGCGCACTGGCGCCAGGCGCGCAGGGTGTGCCTTGCGGAGCTCTTCAGCGCGAGGCGGCTCGAGTCGTACGCCTACATCCGGCGCGAGGAGACGCGCGCCGTCCTGTGCGGCCTGCACGAGGCCTCCGGGCGCCTCGTGCTGCTCAAGGACCACCTGTCCACCCTGAGCCTGAACGTCATCTCGCGCATGGTGCTGGGCAGGAAGTACCTGGAGAAGCAGGCGGCGGGCGAGGACGGCTCGGCGACCATGGCGCCGGAGGAGTTCAAGTGCATGATAGACGAGCTCTTCTTCCTCAACGGCGTGCTCAACATCGGCGACTCCATCCCATGGCTCGACTGGATGGACCTTCAGGGGTACGTCAGGAGGATGAAGAAGCTGAGCAAGAAGTTCGATCGATTCCTAGAACATGTCTTGGACGACCACAACGAGCGGCGGCGCCTCCAGGGCGAGAACTTCGTGTCACGGGACATGGTTGACGTGCTGTTGGAGATAGCCGGCGACCCAAATCTTGAGGTCAAGCTCCACCGGAATGGCGTCAAAGCTTTCATTCAGGTCAGTCCGTCGATCTTTCCGTTATTCAGTAATCAGTATACGAGCCAGAAGGGCAGATTGGCGGCCAGGAAAGGCCAGTTGCAAGGGAGCTCCCGGAGGACGGGTTACCCGTTGACCTTTTAcagtttttaaaaaaaaacttttCTGTTAGAGAGGTTCCAGAAAAATGCATATTAATTAAAGGAACTTATCAGGTTATGCTGATACTAATTCTGAATCATTAATTGCACTAAACTACTTTAATCACATGCAGGATCTCATCGCCGGTGGCACGGAAACCACGGCGATCACAGTGGAGTGGGCCATGTCGCAGATGCTCAAGAAACCCGAGGTGTTCTCCAAGGCCACAGAGGAGCTGGACCGTGTGGTGGGGCGAGAACGATGGGTGACGGAGGACGACATCCCCAGCCTTCCCTATGTGGAGGCCATCGTCAAAGAAACCATGCGGCTGCACCCGGTGGCGCCCATGCTGGCACCCCGTTTGTCCCGTGAGGACGCTTCCGTCGGTGGCTACAACATCCCCGTTGGTACGCGCGTGCTCATCAACGTGTGGTCCATCGGCCGTGACCCGGCAGTGTGGGATTCGCCGGAGGAGTTCGTACCGGAACGGTTCGTCGGCAGCAAGATCGACATCAAGGGGCATGACTTCGAGCTGCTGCCATTTGGGTCCGGGCGGCGGATGTGCCCCGGATACAGTCTGGGACTGAAGGTGATCCATGTGAGCCTCGCCAACCTGCTGCACGGCTTTGTGTGCAAGCTCCCCGATGGCGTGACGACGGATCAGCTGAGCATGGAGGAGATCTTCGGCCTGTCGACCCCGCGCAAGTTCCCGCTACAGGTCGTGATGAAACCCAAGCTCCAGGGCCACCTCTACGCAAGGGGTCATTAGGGTATTGTTGTCCGCTTCTTGTGCTTCCCAAGTCTCGTATTGCGTTCTTGTGTTGCGTAGAGTCATGTGGAAAAATAATGGGAAGATTCGATGGATGCTTGTCCATAAGATGCTTGCTAACTAGGGGCATTTGACGTCTATATAATCTTCtcattttttttagaaaaggaggatgacccccggcctctgcatctgggaggtgcatacggccactttattgattattctcgaagaccttacaaagtattacaacaatatgcctgaatccaccatcttggcaacatatgccgctactcctatccaaAATGATGAAGGGGTGCTAGCTGGGCCACTACCCAAACCACTCACCTAAACCTAACATCAAAACCCGAAAGCCGAAACTCATTCGGAGgccccagccgagccacataccgggtctggggcacaatccggtcagacgcactcgtgtgtcgtcgccgccatcttccacagGTCTTCAGATCATACTGAGGCTTCTACCTTGTCTGGCCACTCAGCCATCGACGTCATCATGACGCCAGACAGCAACCTCCTCCTGCGCGAGCCCATCTCCGCACATCGAACGCCGAATCTCCACAGCGCCATGCCATCGATCTCCGCCGCCATTAAAGTGTGAGATGAAACACCGCTCCACCATCTAGTTCTGATGCTTCCATCGATCTCCGTCACCACTTATCTCGTTCTGATGCTTCCATTAAAGTGCTTAACATGGAAGGGCGTGGCTAGCTCTAATCTAGATGAAAATTAACTAAGTCTCATCTAATTTCTACACCATTTGGTTTTACATAGAGACTTGTATGcgtttttcattttctttttaaTTAATATAATCTTATAGGTTTTAGATGCGACTTTGTTGAGAATTAGCAAATGAGTCATGAATTCGTTTGGTTACATTCTAGCAATGAAGCCGGGGAGAGCCTCCTTGCTTAAAAATAATAATTACTAGCAAATGTACATAACAGAAAATGTGCTACCTTATTCACACCACTATTTTCTTGCGGGAAAACTTacaatctattcatcttcaatcatggcagtacaacgaacatcaaaaataaaaattacatccagatccgtagaccacctagcgacgactacaagcactaaATCGAGTCGAAGGCGCGCCGCGCTGCAACCAACAAAGACCCATGACTTCCATCGGACCATCACAAACCTTCACCGGTCCTTTCCGTGTTGCTCCTCCTCTCCTACCTAGACAACCAAGGTGTATTTGTGTGTTGCCATCAAATGAGGCCCGCACGTAGAGGAATAGTCCCATGTTAGTCCGCCGGCGTTGCTCAAAATTCGAACTATTCTTTATTACTATATGGAGCGTGCTACGTATCCGCCGCCTCACCATCTGTTAGATCTGGTGTCACCCGGCGGCTTAGCCTCGTTCTCACCATTGCAACAGAGCACATGTTGCACACACCCTTTTGCAATATAGATGTTGTTGCAAAAAAATCGTCCTCACTTTTCTGCTATATGGGTGTTGTTGCGGAAGA contains:
- the LOC125539525 gene encoding trimethyltridecatetraene synthase-like, which codes for MELPPWAPFLAVVLATILFLKAVFRRKGTCNLPPGPKPWPIIGNLNLIGALPHRSIHALSKQYGPLMQLRFGSFPVVVGSSAEMAKLFLKTHDVVFTDRPRTAAGKYTGYDNSTITWSPYNAHWRQARRVCLAELFSARRLESYAYIRREETRAVLCGLHEASGRLVLLKDHLSTLSLNVISRMVLGRKYLEKQAAGEDGSATMAPEEFKCMIDELFFLNGVLNIGDSIPWLDWMDLQGYVRRMKKLSKKFDRFLEHVLDDHNERRRLQGENFVSRDMVDVLLEIAGDPNLEVKLHRNGVKAFIQDLIAGGTETTAITVEWAMSQMLKKPEVFSKATEELDRVVGRERWVTEDDIPSLPYVEAIVKETMRLHPVAPMLAPRLSREDASVGGYNIPVGTRVLINVWSIGRDPAVWDSPEEFVPERFVGSKIDIKGHDFELLPFGSGRRMCPGYSLGLKVIHVSLANLLHGFVCKLPDGVTTDQLSMEEIFGLSTPRKFPLQVVMKPKLQGHLYARGH